In Nitrospirota bacterium, one genomic interval encodes:
- a CDS encoding DUF481 domain-containing protein produces MRKTWGCVFLFALLLLPAGVLADEVRLQNGDVLTGTVLRTEDGVLLVRTDYAAKPVRVKMDRIAGLSTEEAVELHLLSGEVLKGRLRTDQEGRIHVEPSAAREAAVIRWQEVQEVNPPPSKWTGNIHFGGNYQTGNTELLNASFGAQAARQSKTDRFSMRFLYNYAEEDGDLTARNAYGALKYDYFFTKKLYGFLSLEMLNDTFKDINLRTAVGPGAGYQLREDDLDLALELGVTYFSEDRQRAPDDRWFTGRVSAILGWLITQSIRFEDVLIVYPEFQELGEFQLRNDASVNTTLFANWSLRLGNILQYDSSPGSPGVKKTDSTWVLALQYNF; encoded by the coding sequence ATGAGAAAGACCTGGGGATGCGTCTTTCTCTTCGCCCTCCTTCTGCTGCCCGCCGGCGTCCTGGCCGACGAGGTCCGGCTTCAAAACGGCGACGTGCTCACCGGCACGGTACTGCGCACCGAGGACGGCGTCCTCCTGGTCCGCACGGACTACGCGGCCAAGCCCGTCAGGGTCAAGATGGACCGCATCGCGGGCCTGAGCACGGAGGAAGCCGTGGAGCTTCACCTGCTGAGCGGCGAAGTCCTCAAGGGCCGCCTCCGCACCGACCAGGAGGGCCGCATCCACGTCGAGCCCTCCGCAGCCCGGGAGGCCGCCGTTATACGCTGGCAGGAGGTGCAGGAGGTCAACCCCCCGCCCAGCAAGTGGACGGGCAATATCCACTTCGGAGGGAACTACCAGACGGGAAACACGGAGCTTTTGAACGCCTCCTTCGGCGCGCAGGCCGCGCGCCAGAGCAAGACAGACCGCTTCTCCATGCGGTTCCTTTACAACTACGCCGAGGAGGACGGCGACCTCACCGCGAGAAACGCGTACGGGGCGCTCAAGTACGACTATTTCTTCACGAAAAAACTCTACGGATTCCTGAGCCTGGAGATGCTGAACGACACCTTCAAGGACATCAACCTTCGCACCGCCGTGGGCCCCGGCGCGGGGTATCAGCTCCGTGAAGACGACCTCGACCTGGCCCTGGAGCTGGGCGTGACCTACTTCTCCGAGGACCGCCAGAGGGCCCCGGACGACCGGTGGTTCACCGGACGCGTCTCGGCCATCCTGGGCTGGCTCATCACCCAGAGCATCCGCTTCGAGGACGTCCTCATCGTTTACCCGGAATTCCAGGAGCTGGGCGAATTTCAGCTCCGTAACGACGCCTCGGTCAACACCACCCTCTTTGCCAACTGGTCCCTCAGGCTGGGCAACATCCTCCAGTACGACAGCAGCCCCGGCTCCCCGGGCGTGAAGAAGACCGACTCCACCTGGGTGCTGGCCCTGCAGTACAATTTCTGA
- a CDS encoding MBL fold metallo-hydrolase, with the protein MIIRSMPVGPLESNAYVVADREGGSAMVVDPGDEPDRVLELTEGFAVTHIVLTHAHFDHVGAVAEVKEATGAAVALHEAEREVYEAARDQGAFWGYAIPPLPDPDIFLKDGDALKVGSLTMEVLHTPGHSPGSISLKVDGAVLTGDTLFAGSVGRTDFPGGSLEMMASSFRRLMALPDETVVLPGHGPGSTIGQEKTRNVFAREFLS; encoded by the coding sequence ATGATCATACGGAGCATGCCCGTGGGACCGCTGGAGAGCAACGCCTACGTGGTGGCCGACCGCGAGGGCGGAAGCGCCATGGTCGTGGACCCGGGGGACGAGCCGGACCGCGTCCTGGAGCTGACCGAAGGGTTCGCCGTCACCCACATCGTCCTTACCCACGCCCATTTCGACCACGTGGGGGCCGTGGCGGAGGTAAAGGAGGCCACGGGGGCCGCGGTGGCCCTGCATGAGGCCGAGCGGGAGGTCTATGAGGCCGCCCGGGACCAGGGCGCCTTCTGGGGGTACGCAATCCCGCCCCTTCCGGACCCGGATATTTTTCTCAAGGACGGCGACGCCCTCAAGGTCGGCTCCCTCACCATGGAGGTCCTGCACACCCCGGGGCACAGCCCCGGGAGCATCAGCCTGAAGGTGGACGGGGCGGTCCTCACGGGGGACACCCTTTTCGCCGGCTCGGTGGGGCGGACGGACTTCCCCGGGGGAAGCCTCGAGATGATGGCCTCCTCCTTCCGCCGGCTGATGGCCCTCCCCGATGAGACCGTCGTCCTCCCGGGCCACGGTCCGGGCAGCACTATCGGGCAGGAGAAGACCCGGAACGTCTTCGCCCGCGAGTTCCTGAGCTGA
- the murJ gene encoding murein biosynthesis integral membrane protein MurJ: MAERDRIARAAGLMSAATMISRVLGYARDMVLAYFLGASGVSDAFFLAFRIPNLLRELFAEGSTASAVIPVLTEYQGRDPDEARRLVQATLGFVLVVVGAVSALGVLFAPQVVAVIASGFKDPSKISLTVTLTRVMFPFLLFVSLASAAMGALNVRRVFFLPAVAPAFLNLSIIASVLAWSAWVGRPVMGAALGVTLGGLAQFLVQTPAMRREGYRLRPVLDLRHPGLTRILRLVLPVTVGVSISQLYILAASIIASFLPAGSITYLFYSMRLIQFPIGVFGVAMGMAVLPSLSEHARKGDMWSVREDFSFSLRLLFFITVPAMAGLIALREPIVNLLFQRGDWDYQATAGTARALLYYSMGIWAVVGVRVVTSTFYSLQDTKTPAKVAALGLAANIALCLALMGPMLHAGLALAHALAATLNFGVLLYLLRRRLGSIRARAIGAALLKAALASAVMGALARWLLRGDIWQGSGQAALKAGLLTGVIALSLAVYAGASRLLRNEELAFMIELLKRRLGRRKEPTP; the protein is encoded by the coding sequence ATGGCTGAGCGGGACCGCATCGCGCGTGCGGCCGGCCTCATGTCGGCGGCCACCATGATAAGCCGCGTTCTGGGGTACGCCCGGGACATGGTGCTGGCCTATTTCCTGGGGGCCTCGGGTGTTTCGGACGCCTTTTTCCTGGCCTTCCGCATACCCAACCTCTTGAGGGAGCTCTTTGCCGAGGGCTCCACGGCCTCGGCGGTCATCCCCGTGCTTACGGAGTACCAGGGACGCGACCCCGATGAGGCCAGACGCCTGGTGCAGGCCACCCTGGGGTTCGTGCTCGTCGTGGTGGGGGCGGTCTCCGCCCTGGGCGTCCTGTTCGCCCCCCAGGTGGTCGCCGTCATCGCCAGCGGCTTTAAGGACCCCTCGAAGATCTCCCTCACCGTCACCCTCACCCGGGTCATGTTCCCCTTCCTGCTTTTCGTCAGCCTGGCCTCGGCGGCCATGGGGGCGCTGAACGTCCGGAGGGTGTTTTTCCTTCCGGCGGTGGCCCCGGCGTTTCTGAACCTCTCCATCATCGCCAGCGTCCTGGCCTGGTCGGCCTGGGTGGGGCGGCCCGTGATGGGAGCCGCCCTGGGGGTCACCCTGGGGGGCCTCGCGCAGTTCCTCGTCCAGACACCGGCGATGAGGCGTGAGGGCTACCGCCTCAGGCCCGTCCTGGACCTCCGCCACCCGGGGCTTACCAGGATTCTCAGGCTCGTCCTTCCGGTGACGGTGGGGGTTTCCATCTCGCAGCTTTACATCCTGGCGGCAAGCATCATCGCCTCCTTTCTGCCCGCGGGCAGCATTACCTACCTGTTTTACTCCATGCGCCTCATCCAGTTCCCCATCGGGGTCTTCGGGGTGGCCATGGGCATGGCCGTGCTTCCCTCCCTTTCCGAGCACGCCAGGAAGGGCGACATGTGGAGCGTGCGGGAGGACTTCTCTTTCTCCCTCCGGCTCCTTTTCTTCATCACCGTGCCGGCCATGGCCGGCCTCATCGCCCTGAGGGAGCCCATCGTCAACCTCCTTTTCCAGCGGGGGGACTGGGACTACCAGGCCACGGCGGGCACCGCCCGGGCCCTCCTTTACTATTCCATGGGCATCTGGGCCGTGGTGGGCGTGCGGGTGGTGACCAGCACCTTCTACTCCCTTCAGGACACCAAGACCCCGGCGAAGGTGGCCGCCCTGGGGCTTGCCGCAAATATCGCCCTGTGCCTGGCCCTCATGGGCCCCATGCTCCATGCCGGGCTTGCCCTGGCCCACGCCCTGGCGGCGACGTTGAACTTCGGCGTCCTTTTGTATCTCCTCAGGCGGCGGCTGGGGAGCATCCGCGCCCGGGCAATAGGGGCGGCCCTGCTCAAGGCGGCCCTGGCCTCGGCGGTCATGGGAGCCCTGGCCCGGTGGCTTCTCCGGGGAGACATCTGGCAGGGCTCGGGCCAGGCGGCCCTGAAGGCGGGCCTCCTCACCGGGGTCATCGCCCTCTCCCTGGCGGTCTACGCGGGGGCCTCCCGGCTTCTGAGGAACGAGGAGCTGGCATTTATGATAGAGTTACTGAAACGGCGGCTTGGAAGAAGAAAGGAGCCGACGCCATGA
- a CDS encoding selenium metabolism-associated LysR family transcriptional regulator, with protein MEDHKLRVFCTVAETRSFSKASEIIHLTQPAVSLQIQALEDTYETKLFDRSSSTVTLTPSGEILYKYAKEILTLYAQAEKDIGELTGLVKGSISIGASTTIGNYVLPSVLSDFKRKNPKIKIHLLVGNTRRVVELLNAGNLDLGLVEGEATKYKIITEKFLSDELTLIVPSMHPWAKRKEVSMLDIIKEPLIFREEGSGTRQVIEQHLSKRGIGTQNMNITTILGSTEAIKQAVEDGTGISIVSKWAVRRENRYGTIKPVKFKEGRMLRDFSLVFNKNTVTSYAVDEFLNFLRNYSFDRLLE; from the coding sequence ATGGAAGACCATAAGCTCCGCGTCTTCTGCACCGTGGCCGAGACCAGGAGCTTCTCGAAGGCCTCGGAGATCATCCATCTGACGCAACCGGCGGTGAGCCTTCAGATACAGGCCCTGGAGGACACCTACGAGACGAAGCTCTTCGACCGCTCCAGCTCCACCGTCACGCTGACGCCCTCGGGGGAAATCCTCTACAAGTACGCCAAGGAGATCCTCACCCTGTACGCCCAGGCGGAGAAGGACATCGGAGAGCTCACCGGCCTGGTCAAGGGCTCCATCAGCATCGGGGCCAGCACCACCATCGGAAACTACGTCCTCCCCTCGGTGCTCTCGGACTTCAAGCGGAAGAACCCGAAGATAAAGATCCACCTCCTGGTGGGCAACACCAGGCGGGTGGTGGAGCTTCTGAACGCCGGCAACCTGGACCTCGGCCTCGTGGAGGGCGAGGCCACCAAGTACAAAATCATCACCGAGAAGTTCCTCTCCGACGAGCTCACCCTCATCGTGCCGTCCATGCACCCCTGGGCGAAGCGCAAGGAGGTCTCCATGCTGGACATCATCAAGGAGCCCCTTATCTTCCGCGAGGAGGGCTCCGGCACGCGCCAGGTCATCGAGCAGCACCTGAGCAAACGGGGAATCGGGACGCAGAACATGAACATCACCACCATCCTGGGCAGCACCGAGGCCATCAAGCAGGCCGTGGAGGACGGCACGGGGATATCCATCGTGAGCAAATGGGCCGTCAGGAGGGAGAACCGCTACGGCACCATCAAGCCCGTGAAGTTCAAGGAAGGCAGGATGCTCCGGGACTTCTCGCTCGTCTTCAACAAAAATACGGTCACCTCCTATGCCGTGGACGAGTTTTTGAACTTCCTGAGGAACTAC
- a CDS encoding chalcone isomerase family protein, with amino-acid sequence MSPPLPAFLRVPFCLVLLLMMAASPCLALEVAGVRLPETVKVGPTELVLNGAGVKRKFWIDLYVCALYLPEKHSATGEILSTPGAKRLVLRFTYGNVGAERLRGYWLRGFQKKLSPQEFARIRGRLTHLADSLRAVRKGDVLGLDYLPPLGTQVWLNDQVLATVKGEDFYRAVLKVWLDDLTGARG; translated from the coding sequence ATGTCTCCGCCTCTGCCGGCCTTTCTCCGCGTCCCCTTCTGCCTTGTCCTCCTTCTCATGATGGCGGCCTCCCCGTGCCTGGCCCTGGAGGTGGCCGGTGTCCGGCTTCCCGAGACGGTGAAGGTGGGCCCCACGGAGCTCGTCCTGAACGGGGCGGGCGTGAAGAGGAAGTTCTGGATCGACCTCTATGTCTGCGCCCTGTATCTGCCCGAAAAGCACTCGGCCACGGGCGAAATCCTCTCCACGCCGGGCGCCAAGCGTCTGGTGCTGCGCTTCACCTATGGGAATGTCGGGGCCGAGAGGCTCAGGGGCTACTGGCTCCGGGGGTTTCAAAAGAAGCTGAGCCCGCAGGAGTTCGCCCGGATAAGGGGGCGGCTCACCCATCTGGCCGACAGCCTTCGCGCCGTACGCAAAGGAGACGTCCTGGGGCTGGATTATCTCCCTCCCCTGGGCACCCAGGTGTGGTTGAACGACCAGGTGCTGGCCACCGTGAAGGGCGAGGACTTCTACCGGGCGGTCCTCAAGGTCTGGCTGGATGACCTCACCGGGGCCAGGGGCTGA